The segment TCCTCGATCAGATCGGGGCTGCGCCCCATCCATTCGGTGAAGAGGACGACCTGCGGATCCGAAAGGTCGGGAATCGCATCGAGCGGCACCCGCTGGATCGCCACGCCGGCGCCGAGCGCCGCCAGCGTCGCGACCAGCAGCACGACACCGCGCCGGGCCGCGCACAGCTCGATCAGACGTCCGATCATGGCGCGCCTCTAATGCTTCGGCGCCGGTTGCGCCGCGCCGCCGAGGCCGCCGATCGCGGCCTTGAGGCGGCTTTCGGAATCGATGAGGAACGATGCGCTCGCCACGACGGTATCGCCGGCCGCGATCCCGGAGAGGATCTGCGTCCACTCCCCGTCCTGCGCTCCGGTGACCACGCGCCGCGGCTCGAAGCGTCCGCCCGCGCGCGCCATGAAGACGTACGTCTCGTCGCCGGTCCTCACCACGCTCTCGACCGGCACCGCGACCGCCTGGGACGCGCGCCCATTCACCACCACCCGTCCATACATCCCGGGACGCAGCAGGCCTTCGGCGTTGGGAAGCAAGAGACGCACTTTGACGGTGCGGGTCTCGGGGGAGACGGTGGGATACACGAACTCGACACGAGAGCGGAAGGTTCGTCCAGGCAGGCCCTCGGACGTGAAGGTGGCCGGGTCGCCGATCCGGATCCGCCCCAGATCCATCTCGTAGAGGTCGGCCATCACCCACACGCGTGACAGGTTCGCGACCGTGAACAGCGTGGCGCCGGGACCGACGTATTGTCCCTGCGTCACGTTGCGCTCGAGGACCGTGCCCATGACCGGGGAAACCAGGGTCAGGCGTTGCCGGGGCAGGCGCTCGCGCTGCAGCCTCTGGATTTCCGCCTCGGGAACCCCCAGCTGCCAGAGACGGCGGCGAGCCGCCGAGGGACCGCCCGACTCGTGGCCGTGTCCACTCGTGTCCCGACTTCCTTCGACGTGGCCGGAGGTCTCGATCAGGAACTCCTGCTCGGTCTGCAGCAGCTCGGGACTGTCGATCGTGAGCAGGGGCTCCCCGTCGCGCACGCGCACTCCCGTCTGGCGCACGTGCAGCTCGGCGACCCAGCCCGAGACCCGGATCTGCACTTGGCGCAACAGTCCTTCGTCCGGCGTCACGAATCCCACCAGCTCCAGCCGCTGTCCGATGGCGCGCTGTTGGGCGCGCGCCATACGCACGCCGATCATCTGCACGCGTTCCGGATCGAGTGTGACCGCCGTGAGGCCGGGCACGCCCTGGCTGTCGGGTGGTGCTGCAACCTCGGATCCGGCGGGAATCGGCTCCAGGTCCATGCCGCAGATCGGGCACTCGCCGGGCCGATCGGAGGTGTAGGTCGGATGCATCGGGCAGTGATAACGCGCGGCGGCGAGATGCGAGGCGGACTCGCCGCGGCGCCACAGCACGTAGCTCACCGTGCTGGCCAGCGCGAGCGCCAGCAGGCCAGCGAACAACGCCCAGCGCACGACGTTCATCGTCCGCGTGCCGGGCGGTGGCGTGTGCGCGCCGCCCGCAGGCTCGTGCTCGCTCATCGTGAACTCCTCTCGGGCGCCGGCACCGCCACGCCCAGCCGGTCGGCGCGTCCGGTGAGCATCACCAACTTCGCCTGGGCCCGCGCCAGTTCGTGCCGCGCGTTCACCAGGTCCAGCGCTTCCTCGTAGTAGGCGTGGCTGGCTTCGAGCACCCGCCACAACTCCGTCGCCCCGGAACCGTACGAGGCCCACGAGGCGTCCACCGCACGGCGCTGCGCCACCAGCACCGTGTCGGCGAACAGCGCCACCTCGCGCTCCGCGGCCGCCGCTTCGGCCCATGCGGCGCGCACTTCCGCGTCCAGCGTCAGCTCGGCGCCACGGCGCTCGGCCTCGGCTTCCCGTGCCATCGCCTCCATCCGGGCCGCCATGGCGCCTTCGTTGGAACCGGCGAACAGCGGGAGCATCACGCTGGCGGTGAAGCTCATCATGTCGTCCTGCTCGGTGCCGTCGGCGAGTCGTTCGCGAAACCCGTACTCGCCGCGCAGCTCGACGTCGGGCCATCGCGCGCGCCGCGCGGCCTGGGCCGCGAGCCGGTTGGCGTCCGCTCGCGCGGCCGCTTCGCGAAGCTCGGGATGCGCGTCGGAGACCCCGGTGAGCCACGGATCAGGACGATCCCCCACCGTCACCGCCGGCACGGGCGCGAGCATGGTGGTGTCCGTGACGACCTCTCCGCCCAGCGCCTCCGACAACCGCGCCTGTGCGGCGAAGCTCGCGGCGCGGAACCGAGCCATCTCCGCGCGCACGCGCGCACGCTCGGCCTCGACGCGCAGCATCTCATCGAGCCGGCCACGGCCTGCCGCATATCGGGCGCGCGCGGCTTCGACCATGCGCTGCATCACGCCCTGATGCGACTCGGCCTCACGCGCACGCTCGCGCTCGAAGAGAAGGTCGGCATAGCGCTCCCAAGCCGTTCCCATCACCTGGAGTCGAGTGCCGTCGGCACGCGCGACCTCGGCCGCCCAGGTCTCGCGGGCGGAGCCGCGCGACAGACCGTTCGATCCGAAGAGCGGGATGGTCTGCGCCACGCCGATCATCTTCATCGTCATCGGATCCATGTCGAATCCGCCTTCCCTCGGCAGGTTCAGAACGCCGGCCTCGAGCATGGGCGAGCGCCATGCGCCCGCCGGGCCAATGGCCTGTCGTGCGGCCTCGACCGCCTCGCGCTGCGAGGCCATGGTCGGGTGCGCCGCGACGGCGCGAGCGAGCGCGGTCTGAAGATCGAGCGCGGCGCTCGGCAAAGCACTCGCGGCGATCCAGGCCAGTGACAAGGCCGAAGCCGCTCGTCGGTGATGTCTCATCCAGCATCCTCCCGCGCGATCTCATCGCGCGTGGGCCACGGCTCGACGCCGAGGCGGTGAGCGTCGTTCCGGCCGGCACGGATGACCGGCGCGAACGGACGCA is part of the Candidatus Eisenbacteria bacterium genome and harbors:
- a CDS encoding efflux RND transporter periplasmic adaptor subunit; this encodes MSEHEPAGGAHTPPPGTRTMNVVRWALFAGLLALALASTVSYVLWRRGESASHLAAARYHCPMHPTYTSDRPGECPICGMDLEPIPAGSEVAAPPDSQGVPGLTAVTLDPERVQMIGVRMARAQQRAIGQRLELVGFVTPDEGLLRQVQIRVSGWVAELHVRQTGVRVRDGEPLLTIDSPELLQTEQEFLIETSGHVEGSRDTSGHGHESGGPSAARRRLWQLGVPEAEIQRLQRERLPRQRLTLVSPVMGTVLERNVTQGQYVGPGATLFTVANLSRVWVMADLYEMDLGRIRIGDPATFTSEGLPGRTFRSRVEFVYPTVSPETRTVKVRLLLPNAEGLLRPGMYGRVVVNGRASQAVAVPVESVVRTGDETYVFMARAGGRFEPRRVVTGAQDGEWTQILSGIAAGDTVVASASFLIDSESRLKAAIGGLGGAAQPAPKH
- a CDS encoding TolC family protein, translated to MRHHRRAASALSLAWIAASALPSAALDLQTALARAVAAHPTMASQREAVEAARQAIGPAGAWRSPMLEAGVLNLPREGGFDMDPMTMKMIGVAQTIPLFGSNGLSRGSARETWAAEVARADGTRLQVMGTAWERYADLLFERERAREAESHQGVMQRMVEAARARYAAGRGRLDEMLRVEAERARVRAEMARFRAASFAAQARLSEALGGEVVTDTTMLAPVPAVTVGDRPDPWLTGVSDAHPELREAAARADANRLAAQAARRARWPDVELRGEYGFRERLADGTEQDDMMSFTASVMLPLFAGSNEGAMAARMEAMAREAEAERRGAELTLDAEVRAAWAEAAAAEREVALFADTVLVAQRRAVDASWASYGSGATELWRVLEASHAYYEEALDLVNARHELARAQAKLVMLTGRADRLGVAVPAPERSSR